From a region of the Hymenobacter jejuensis genome:
- a CDS encoding cystathionine gamma-synthase: MKFGTKTIHAGVHPDPTTGAIMTPIYQTSTYVQRSPGDHKGYEYSRTHNPTRTQLQDALAALDNGQHGLAFASGMAATDCIVKLLKPGDEVISTNDLYGGSYRIFTKVYEPLGIKFHFVPMHDMASVREKVNERTKLIWVETPTNPLLNVIDIAAAAAVAKEAGALLVVDNTFSTPYLQTPLDLGADLVVYSLTKYMGGHSDVVMGAIVLKDDELHERLRFLQNACGGTPGPQDCFLVLRGLKTLHIRMQRHCENGRAIAEYLQAHPKVGKVYWPGFEQHPNHEVAAKQMRDFGGMISFVLDGDRKEDAIAVLEKLELFALAESLGGVESLCGHPATMTHASIPAEERLKAGLSDSLIRLSVGIEDVEDLIEDLKQAIG, encoded by the coding sequence ATGAAATTCGGTACCAAAACCATTCATGCGGGCGTGCACCCGGACCCCACAACCGGCGCCATCATGACGCCTATTTACCAGACTTCGACCTACGTGCAGCGCTCGCCTGGCGACCACAAAGGCTACGAATATTCACGGACACACAACCCCACCCGCACGCAGTTGCAGGATGCGCTGGCCGCCCTTGACAACGGCCAGCACGGCTTGGCGTTTGCCAGCGGCATGGCCGCTACCGACTGCATCGTGAAGTTGCTCAAGCCCGGCGACGAGGTAATCTCAACCAACGATTTGTACGGCGGCAGCTATCGCATTTTCACGAAAGTGTATGAGCCCCTGGGGATTAAGTTTCACTTCGTGCCGATGCACGACATGGCCAGCGTGCGCGAAAAAGTAAACGAGCGCACCAAGCTGATCTGGGTAGAAACGCCCACCAACCCGCTGCTCAACGTGATCGACATTGCGGCGGCGGCGGCCGTGGCCAAAGAGGCTGGCGCGTTGCTGGTCGTCGACAACACGTTTTCCACGCCGTATCTGCAAACCCCGCTCGACCTCGGCGCCGACTTGGTGGTGTATTCGCTGACCAAGTATATGGGCGGCCACTCCGACGTGGTAATGGGAGCCATCGTGCTGAAAGACGACGAGTTGCACGAGCGCCTGCGCTTCCTGCAAAACGCTTGCGGCGGCACGCCCGGCCCCCAAGACTGCTTCCTGGTGTTGCGCGGCCTCAAAACCCTGCACATTCGGATGCAGCGGCACTGCGAAAACGGCCGGGCCATTGCAGAATATTTGCAGGCACATCCTAAAGTAGGGAAAGTGTATTGGCCTGGTTTTGAGCAACATCCCAATCACGAGGTGGCGGCTAAACAAATGCGCGACTTCGGGGGCATGATCTCGTTTGTGCTGGACGGCGACCGGAAAGAAGACGCCATCGCAGTGCTCGAAAAACTCGAGCTGTTTGCCTTGGCCGAAAGCCTGGGCGGCGTCGAGAGCCTGTGCGGGCACCCGGCCACCATGACGCACGCCAGCATTCCGGCCGAAGAGCGCCTGAAAGCCGGTCTCAGCGACTCGCTCATCCGTTTGAGCGTGGGCATTGAAGATGTGGAAGATCTGATCGAAGACCTGAAGCAAGCCATCGGGTAA
- a CDS encoding TonB-dependent receptor, translating into MKKQILFPLVLLLVLISMSQAWAQNLTVTGRVTGASGAALPGVTVLQRGTTNGTSTDGEGRYSIAVPGTATLVFSAVGQVSQQIAVNGRTNLDVRLSESQSELNEVVVTGSRATEGRSNILTTSPVDVISAREIKAFAQTDVSQILTYVAPSFQSSRQAVSDGTDHVDPASLRGLGPDQVLVLVNGKRRHTSALVNINGTVGRGSVGTDLNVIPNASIKRIEVLRDGAAAQYGSDAIAGVINIQLKDDSTGVQASSTVGQTYESDGRLYQADANVGLGLGGRGYVDVSGQFSNRGYTNRSGIDTTPLIYLGSGGTYPSSANTEDKRRALKAEDDALVAKNGFDRKDMRVGQSESRNYGGFLNSAYRLAPSIGLEAYLSGGITHRTGKAAGFTRLPNQPTQIDLGLYPNGFLPFINTTINDQSFIVGLRAKVAGFDADLSNTFGRNEIQFDITNTLNASLPLGTSPTEFYAGQIAFRQNTTNLNFTRRFTDVASLSTLNVAFGGEFRSDNYQIEAGEEGSYVNGGRVVVPASGTTPATFAAAGAQVFPGYQPSDALNKSRTNIAGYIDLESDLTEKLLVGAAGRAERYSDFGGNVSGKLSARYSILPDVAIRGTLGNGFRAPSLQQRYFTNTSTQFVSGVPQQVLTVSNDNPVVRNQFTDTPKGFGVSSLKQEKSTNYSLGLTARLFKTGTLTVDAYRINIRDRIVLSSQFARSGVATGTVDQILASYPEIGRVQFFANAIDTRTHGVDVVFNERLTFGESRVGFTAAANFNETKVRKIRSSSTIDNAPVTATQNLQNTLFDRQQRNRIESAQPRNKINLSANYGYKIFNVEVRTVRFGEVQYKDADPARSFIDQTFSAKWVTDLTVTAQVLKELGITFGVNNIFNVYPDKFIANPRNNPLNFSVDPTTSYSSSLDNTNRGRIVYNPNQFGYNGGFYFVRVVVALPTN; encoded by the coding sequence ATGAAAAAACAGATACTATTTCCCTTAGTCCTGCTGCTAGTGCTCATATCGATGAGCCAGGCGTGGGCGCAGAACCTTACGGTGACGGGCCGCGTGACCGGCGCGAGCGGCGCGGCGCTTCCCGGCGTGACCGTGTTGCAGCGGGGCACGACCAACGGCACCTCCACCGACGGCGAAGGCCGTTACAGCATCGCGGTGCCTGGCACGGCCACGCTGGTTTTTTCGGCTGTAGGGCAGGTTTCGCAGCAAATTGCCGTCAACGGCCGCACTAACCTCGACGTCCGGCTTTCGGAAAGCCAATCGGAGCTGAACGAGGTGGTAGTAACTGGTTCGCGGGCTACGGAAGGCCGTTCCAACATTCTGACCACCTCTCCGGTCGACGTAATTTCGGCTCGCGAAATAAAGGCATTTGCACAAACAGATGTTAGTCAGATACTTACTTATGTGGCGCCTTCGTTTCAGTCGTCGCGCCAAGCAGTATCGGATGGCACCGACCACGTAGACCCGGCTAGCTTGCGTGGCCTCGGTCCCGACCAAGTATTGGTGCTGGTAAACGGCAAACGCCGCCACACTTCGGCGCTGGTCAACATCAACGGAACGGTAGGCCGCGGATCGGTCGGCACCGACTTGAACGTGATCCCAAACGCTTCTATCAAGCGCATTGAGGTCCTGCGCGACGGTGCCGCCGCCCAGTACGGCTCCGATGCCATTGCGGGCGTCATCAATATTCAGCTCAAAGACGACAGCACCGGCGTGCAAGCCAGCAGCACCGTGGGGCAAACCTACGAGAGCGACGGCCGCCTTTACCAGGCCGATGCCAACGTGGGCCTGGGGCTTGGCGGCCGGGGCTATGTGGACGTCAGCGGCCAGTTTAGCAACCGCGGCTACACTAACCGCTCCGGCATCGACACCACGCCGCTCATTTACTTGGGCAGCGGCGGCACGTACCCCAGCAGCGCCAACACCGAAGACAAGCGCCGCGCCCTCAAAGCGGAAGACGATGCTTTGGTTGCCAAAAATGGCTTTGATCGGAAGGACATGCGTGTGGGCCAATCGGAGTCGCGCAACTACGGCGGCTTCCTGAACTCGGCTTACCGACTGGCCCCTTCCATTGGCTTGGAGGCGTACCTTTCGGGGGGCATCACGCACCGTACGGGCAAAGCAGCCGGCTTTACGCGCTTGCCCAACCAACCCACTCAAATTGATCTGGGGCTTTATCCGAATGGGTTTCTGCCGTTCATCAACACCACCATCAACGATCAGTCGTTTATTGTGGGGCTGCGGGCGAAGGTGGCCGGCTTTGATGCCGACCTGAGCAACACCTTCGGCCGCAACGAAATCCAGTTCGACATCACCAACACCCTCAACGCTTCGCTGCCGCTGGGCACCAGCCCCACCGAGTTTTACGCCGGTCAAATTGCGTTTCGGCAAAACACTACTAACCTAAACTTTACGCGTCGCTTTACCGACGTAGCTTCCTTGAGCACGCTCAACGTCGCTTTTGGCGGTGAGTTTCGCAGCGACAATTATCAAATTGAAGCCGGCGAAGAAGGTTCCTATGTAAACGGTGGCCGCGTGGTAGTGCCCGCTTCCGGCACTACGCCCGCAACTTTTGCGGCGGCTGGGGCGCAGGTGTTTCCCGGTTATCAGCCTAGCGATGCGCTAAATAAGTCGCGCACCAACATTGCCGGGTATATCGACCTGGAAAGCGACCTGACCGAGAAGCTGCTCGTAGGTGCCGCCGGCCGCGCGGAGCGCTATAGTGATTTTGGTGGTAACGTAAGTGGCAAACTGTCAGCGCGTTACAGCATTTTGCCTGATGTTGCTATTCGGGGCACGCTGGGCAACGGCTTCCGGGCACCTTCGTTGCAGCAACGGTATTTCACCAACACCAGCACCCAGTTTGTGAGCGGCGTGCCGCAGCAGGTACTTACCGTCAGCAACGATAACCCCGTGGTGCGCAACCAGTTCACCGACACGCCCAAGGGCTTCGGCGTATCGTCCCTGAAGCAGGAAAAATCGACTAACTACAGCCTCGGCCTCACGGCTCGCCTCTTCAAAACGGGGACGTTGACCGTAGATGCCTACCGCATCAACATCCGCGACCGCATTGTGCTGTCGTCGCAGTTTGCGCGCAGCGGCGTGGCGACGGGCACCGTCGATCAGATTCTGGCCTCTTATCCGGAAATTGGTCGCGTTCAGTTCTTTGCCAATGCCATCGATACCCGCACCCACGGCGTCGATGTGGTGTTCAATGAGCGCCTGACGTTTGGTGAAAGCAGGGTAGGATTCACGGCTGCGGCCAACTTCAACGAAACCAAAGTGCGGAAAATCCGCAGCTCCTCGACCATCGACAACGCGCCGGTGACGGCCACGCAAAACCTGCAAAACACGCTCTTCGACCGTCAGCAGCGCAACCGCATCGAATCGGCCCAGCCGCGCAACAAAATCAACCTGTCCGCCAACTACGGCTACAAGATTTTCAACGTGGAAGTCCGGACCGTACGCTTTGGAGAAGTGCAGTACAAAGACGCCGACCCGGCCCGCTCGTTCATCGACCAAACCTTCTCGGCCAAGTGGGTTACCGACCTAACCGTAACCGCGCAAGTGCTTAAGGAACTGGGAATTACCTTCGGCGTGAACAACATTTTCAACGTATACCCCGATAAGTTCATCGCCAACCCGCGCAACAACCCGTTGAACTTCTCCGTGGACCCAACTACGAGCTACAGCTCGTCGCTCGACAACACCAACCGCGGTCGCATCGTCTACAACCCCAACCAGTTTGGTTACAACGGCGGCTTCTATTTCGTCCGGGTAGTGGTAGCGCTGCCCACCAACTAA
- a CDS encoding OmpA/MotB family protein: MKYSSPLLLTSLALAASTLLPSCVASKKYDDLRARQTATEEAKADVERQQRQAVAELKKASDELAELRLTNRRLVDDSTQTGTALRRTRTLYNQLTDSYDKLLKNSDRAMADKSADYNKVAKDLARREAELGELDASLQKTNADLKAREAKVAELQQALAAKDKAVNDLKAKVSNALLSFKASDLQVKMKDGKVYVSLSEQLLFKSGSTKVDPKGQEALKKLATVLQEQRDVNVVVEGHTDNVPIVKGTQGMQDNWDLSVLRATEISRLLTAGGVAPERITASGRSQYLPVSKNDTPANKALNRRTEIILTPKLDELFKILDTNSTSEAK; this comes from the coding sequence GTGAAGTACTCCTCCCCTCTGCTCCTGACCTCGCTGGCGTTAGCGGCCTCCACGCTGCTTCCTAGCTGCGTGGCCTCCAAGAAATACGACGATTTGCGAGCCCGCCAGACGGCCACCGAAGAAGCCAAAGCCGACGTAGAGCGCCAGCAACGCCAAGCCGTAGCCGAGCTAAAAAAGGCCTCCGATGAACTGGCCGAGCTGCGCCTCACCAATCGCCGCCTCGTCGACGACTCAACGCAGACTGGCACTGCCCTGCGCCGCACGCGCACGCTTTACAATCAACTGACCGACAGCTACGATAAGCTGCTCAAAAACAGCGACCGCGCCATGGCCGATAAGTCGGCTGACTACAACAAAGTGGCGAAAGATTTGGCGCGCCGCGAAGCCGAACTCGGCGAACTCGACGCCAGCCTGCAAAAGACCAACGCCGATCTGAAAGCTCGGGAAGCCAAAGTGGCTGAGCTGCAACAAGCTTTGGCCGCCAAAGACAAAGCCGTTAACGACTTGAAAGCCAAGGTCAGCAACGCATTGCTCAGCTTCAAGGCCAGCGATTTGCAGGTAAAAATGAAAGATGGCAAAGTGTACGTGTCGCTTTCCGAACAACTCCTGTTTAAATCGGGCTCTACCAAAGTCGATCCGAAAGGCCAGGAAGCCCTGAAAAAACTGGCCACTGTGCTGCAAGAGCAACGCGACGTGAATGTTGTAGTGGAAGGCCACACCGACAATGTGCCGATTGTAAAAGGCACCCAAGGCATGCAGGACAATTGGGACCTAAGCGTCTTGCGCGCCACCGAAATCTCGCGGCTGCTCACCGCCGGCGGCGTAGCACCCGAACGCATCACGGCTTCGGGCCGCTCGCAGTATCTGCCTGTCTCTAAGAACGATACGCCCGCCAACAAAGCCCTGAACCGCCGCACCGAAATTATCCTGACGCCCAAGCTGGATGAACTCTTCAAGATTCTGGACACTAATTCTACTTCAGAAGCCAAATGA
- a CDS encoding class I fructose-bisphosphate aldolase, which translates to MASATFTRSAEVEALLQHECKTVAKDLLHQPGPDFLDRCFVPSNRTPQVLRALGQLYHHGRLAGTGYMSILPVDQGIEHTAGSSFGPNPIYFDPENIIRLAVEGGCNAVATTFGTFGTVARKYAHKIPFVVKINHNELLTYPNKFDQILFGSVEEAWNLGATAVGATIYFGSDESNRQIQEVSAAFERAHELGMATVLWCYTRNNAFKTADKDYHVAADLTGQANHLGVTIGADIIKQKLPENNGGFTTLKFGKTHPAMYESLSSDNPIDLTRYQVVNCYMGRIGLINSGGESLGAGDRDQAIKTAIINKRAGGQGLISGRKAFQRPFAEGVELLNAIQDIYLDESITLA; encoded by the coding sequence ATGGCTTCTGCAACTTTCACCCGCTCGGCCGAAGTGGAAGCACTACTGCAGCACGAGTGCAAAACCGTGGCGAAGGACCTGCTGCACCAGCCCGGCCCCGATTTTCTGGATCGCTGTTTTGTGCCTTCCAACCGTACGCCGCAAGTGCTGCGCGCGCTGGGGCAGCTTTACCACCACGGCCGCCTGGCGGGCACGGGCTACATGTCAATTTTGCCCGTAGACCAAGGCATTGAGCACACGGCCGGCTCTTCGTTTGGCCCCAACCCAATCTATTTCGATCCGGAAAACATCATTCGGCTGGCCGTCGAAGGCGGTTGCAATGCCGTCGCGACTACGTTTGGCACCTTTGGCACCGTTGCTAGAAAGTACGCGCACAAAATCCCGTTCGTGGTGAAAATCAACCACAACGAATTGCTTACGTACCCCAATAAGTTCGACCAGATTCTGTTTGGATCGGTGGAAGAAGCTTGGAACTTGGGCGCAACGGCTGTGGGAGCGACGATTTATTTTGGCTCCGACGAGTCGAACCGGCAAATTCAGGAAGTATCGGCGGCTTTTGAGCGGGCGCACGAGTTGGGCATGGCCACCGTTTTGTGGTGCTATACCCGCAACAACGCCTTCAAAACTGCCGACAAAGATTACCACGTCGCGGCCGATCTGACGGGCCAAGCCAACCACTTGGGCGTGACCATCGGGGCGGACATTATCAAACAAAAGCTGCCGGAAAACAACGGCGGCTTCACGACCCTCAAATTTGGCAAAACCCACCCGGCCATGTATGAGTCGCTGTCGTCGGATAATCCGATTGATCTGACTCGTTACCAAGTCGTTAACTGCTACATGGGCCGCATTGGGCTGATCAACTCCGGCGGCGAAAGCCTCGGCGCCGGCGACCGTGATCAGGCCATCAAAACGGCCATTATCAACAAGCGAGCGGGCGGTCAGGGCCTTATTTCGGGCCGGAAAGCATTTCAACGGCCTTTTGCCGAGGGAGTGGAGTTGCTGAACGCGATTCAGGACATCTACCTCGACGAGTCCATCACATTGGCGTAA
- the accD gene encoding acetyl-CoA carboxylase, carboxyltransferase subunit beta → MSWFKRVEKGIVTPTEEKKETPDGLWYKCPECKTVATMAEHKRLLYTCAKCNHHDRIDSDEYFEILFDNNQFVELDAELSSADPLHFVDTKAYPQRVAATQKQTGLRDAVRTAHGHLNGLGLVVACMDFKFIGGSMGSVVGEKIARAIDYARQNRLPFLMISKSGGARMMEAGYSLMQMAKTSAKLALLSEAGLPYISMLTDPTTGGVTASFAMLGDFNIAEPGALIGFAGPRVIKETIGKDLPKDFQSAEFVLEHGFLDFIVDRKELKQQLTDLLLLLRPAEVSAAAEATAPRTKQRV, encoded by the coding sequence ATGTCTTGGTTTAAGCGCGTAGAAAAGGGCATTGTCACGCCGACGGAGGAAAAAAAGGAAACTCCCGATGGCCTGTGGTACAAATGTCCCGAGTGCAAAACGGTAGCCACCATGGCCGAGCACAAGCGGCTGCTCTATACCTGCGCCAAATGCAACCACCACGATCGGATCGACTCGGACGAGTACTTCGAGATTCTGTTCGATAACAACCAGTTTGTGGAGCTGGACGCAGAGCTAAGCTCGGCCGATCCGTTGCACTTCGTCGACACCAAAGCCTACCCGCAGCGCGTGGCCGCCACGCAGAAGCAAACGGGCTTGCGCGACGCCGTCCGCACGGCGCACGGCCACCTAAACGGGCTGGGCCTGGTAGTGGCGTGCATGGATTTCAAATTCATCGGCGGCTCGATGGGCTCGGTGGTAGGCGAAAAGATTGCCCGCGCCATCGATTACGCGCGCCAAAACCGCCTGCCGTTTCTGATGATCAGCAAATCGGGTGGGGCGCGCATGATGGAAGCTGGCTACTCGCTGATGCAGATGGCCAAAACGTCGGCTAAGCTGGCATTGCTGTCGGAAGCAGGTCTGCCCTACATTTCGATGCTCACCGACCCCACCACGGGCGGCGTAACAGCTTCGTTTGCCATGCTGGGTGACTTCAATATTGCCGAACCCGGCGCCCTCATCGGGTTTGCAGGGCCGCGCGTGATCAAAGAAACGATTGGCAAAGACCTGCCGAAGGACTTCCAAAGCGCCGAGTTTGTGCTGGAACACGGATTTCTCGATTTTATCGTCGACCGCAAAGAGCTGAAGCAGCAACTCACCGACCTGCTGCTGCTGCTGCGCCCCGCGGAAGTGTCGGCGGCGGCCGAAGCCACTGCCCCGCGGACGAAACAGCGGGTATAG